Below is a window of Janthinobacterium lividum DNA.
TGGCGAGTTCTCGTGGTGGGCGGTGTGGGGGCGCGGCGACAGTTGCTCTTGTCGCTGTGTCAATTCGGCTATTTTAGAATATCCGCCAGCGCAGTGTCCGTTAAAATGGCGCCATGCATACCTCCACCAATGAACTAATTTCCATGGACTTGACCGAGATCGATTTTGAGCGGCGTTTCGGCGGCATTGCCCGCCTGTATGGCGCCCCGGCGTTGGAACGCTTCCGCGCCGCCCATGTGTGTGTGATCGGCGTGGGCGGCGTCGGTTCCTGGATCGTCGAAGCGCTGGCGCGCAGCGCCGTCGGTCGCCTGACCCTGATCGACCTCGATAATGTTGCCGAGTCGAATATCAATCGCCAGATCCAGGCCATGAGCGACACCATCGGCAAGGCCAAGATCACGGCCCTGGCCGAGCGCATCGAACTGATCAACCCGTTTTGCCAGGTTACGCAGATCGAGGATTTTATTACCCCTGATAACCTCGAGCAATTGCTGGGCGGGCGCGATTTCGACTATCTGGTCGACGCCATCGACAATGCCAAGGCCAAGGCAGCCGTGATCGCGTATTGCCGCGCGCGCAATGTCCCCATGCTGACCATCGGCAGCGCGGGCGGGCAGACGGACCCGACCCTGATCGCCGTGCGCGATTTGTCGAAAACGGAACAGGAGCCGCTGCTCAAGCGCGTACGAAAACTGTTGCGTACCGAATATGGTTTTCCCCGTGGTGTGAAAAACAAATTCAATGTCGACGCCGTGTTTTCCATGGAGCCGTTGAGCACGCCAGAAAGCGCGGAAGCGTGCGCCATCGATGGCACGTCCGCCGGTGTGACGGGCTTGAATTGCGCCGGCTTCGGTTCCAGCGTGGTGGTGACGGCCAGCTTCGGCATGGTGGCGGCCGCCCATGCGCTGAAAAGCTTGCGTCAGGACAAACTAGCCGCGGCGCCAGTGCCAGTGCCGGACGCTGCCTGAATCACGCTGCTTAGGTCAGCCTCCTGCTGGCCAGGATGCGGTAGTCGCCGCTGCTCTTGAGCGATTCCACCAGCACCAGTTCATCCGCCTGCCAGGCGATGGGCGCGAAGTCACCGATGGCCGGCGGCGGCGCCTGGCGCGCCAGGGTCACGTGCGGCGTAAAGCGGTCGTGCTCGAAGCGGGGCGCCAGTCCTTGTGCCGCCAGGTCATGCATGCAGGCCGCGCGCAAGGCGAGCAAGGCGGGCGAGGCTTGCGCCAGGGCGGCCCAGGTGAGCGCCAGCTGCGTAAAGTGGCTGGCGTGATCGAACAGCAAGGGCATGGCGCGCGCCGGTATGTGCGCCAGGATGTCGAGCAGGGCCGGCAGCTCGCTGGCCGGGCGCTGGCCCAGGAAGGCCAGGGTCAGGTGCAGCTTGTCGGCATGCACGGGCTTGCCCTCCAGGCGCGCCTGCCAGGCGGCCAGGGCTGTGCGCGTGGCCGCATCGGGCCACAGGGCGTAAAACAGACGGGGGCAATGTGCATCGGGCGACAAGTTTTTCCTATCGTTGCGGCGGTTTGCTATTATTGGCGTTCCCTGCCGGTTTGCATTAAGTAGGGCGTAATAAATTATTGTGATTTCTGACTTCCATACCCGGCGCTCCGCGGTGTTGCCCGCTGCTAGCAGTGCTCGCACTGCGTCGCAGCGGGCGCCTTGCAGAGCATCCGGTTCTGTTCGTCATAACTTCACAATAATTTCCGACAACCTACTTGGCAGAGATCTCACCGAAACTCAATGAAAGAATACATCATGACGCGTAGCTCCGTTTTGTTTGCCCTGATCTGCTCCGTCGCCGCGTCGCTGGCGCAGGCACAGGCGCCAGCGCCTGTTCCCGCCTCCGCCGTCTCGCTGAGCCCCGGCCCTGTCGCCGATAAATTGATCCTGATCGACAACAAGGTCGGCACGGGCAAGGAAGCGTCCGTCGGCAGTAACGTCACCGTGCACTACACGGGCTGGTTGTACCGTCCCCTAGCGAAAGATTCGCGCGGCAAGAAGTTCGACAGCTCCGTGGGCCGTGGCCCGTTTGACTTCCCGCTCGGCAAGGGCATGGTCATCAAGGGCTGGGACCAGGGCGTGGCCGGCATGAAAGTGGGCGGCAAGCGCACCCTGATCATTCCAGGCGAACTGGCGTATGGTCCGCGCGGCGCCGGCAATGGCGACATTCCGCCGAACTCGGCACTGATCTTCGATGTGGAATTGCTGGACGTGAAGTAATTGTTCAGTTTCGGCAGCGCACCACGTGCGCTGCCGTGAAAAAGCGGTAGACTGGGATTTTCTGATATAGCTGTGGAGACTCCCATGAACATCGCCAACGACGTCACTGAACTGATCGGC
It encodes the following:
- the tcdA gene encoding tRNA cyclic N6-threonylcarbamoyladenosine(37) synthase TcdA yields the protein MHTSTNELISMDLTEIDFERRFGGIARLYGAPALERFRAAHVCVIGVGGVGSWIVEALARSAVGRLTLIDLDNVAESNINRQIQAMSDTIGKAKITALAERIELINPFCQVTQIEDFITPDNLEQLLGGRDFDYLVDAIDNAKAKAAVIAYCRARNVPMLTIGSAGGQTDPTLIAVRDLSKTEQEPLLKRVRKLLRTEYGFPRGVKNKFNVDAVFSMEPLSTPESAEACAIDGTSAGVTGLNCAGFGSSVVVTASFGMVAAAHALKSLRQDKLAAAPVPVPDAA
- the thpR gene encoding RNA 2',3'-cyclic phosphodiesterase, with translation MSPDAHCPRLFYALWPDAATRTALAAWQARLEGKPVHADKLHLTLAFLGQRPASELPALLDILAHIPARAMPLLFDHASHFTQLALTWAALAQASPALLALRAACMHDLAAQGLAPRFEHDRFTPHVTLARQAPPPAIGDFAPIAWQADELVLVESLKSSGDYRILASRRLT
- a CDS encoding FKBP-type peptidyl-prolyl cis-trans isomerase, producing MTRSSVLFALICSVAASLAQAQAPAPVPASAVSLSPGPVADKLILIDNKVGTGKEASVGSNVTVHYTGWLYRPLAKDSRGKKFDSSVGRGPFDFPLGKGMVIKGWDQGVAGMKVGGKRTLIIPGELAYGPRGAGNGDIPPNSALIFDVELLDVK